The DNA window CCGATCATAGCAGTCCTACGGCACAGATATGAGAGCCAGAATGGCCATCGTGTGGAGGAACACGAACGTTCGGCAACGTGAGCAACTACGTCAATCACGTCCTTGGCGGCATAGCCTAATCGAACGTTCCGTCCCAACTGTGCCAAGGACAGCGCCTCTTTCGGTTGAGTGAACCTTGATGCTCCGAACGTAAGTACCTCCGGGTCCCAAGAAAGGAAATCCGGGCTCTGTTAAAATCATTGGAAACGGACACAAGTGGTTTGCTGAATACACAGCGCGAATGTGGCATTGCCCGAGGAGCGATTACACAGAAGACCAAACACTCAGTACAGGAACTGCACATAGTGCTTGTCCAGAAAACATTTATCAATGTGATTATGATTGGATGATATGGATACACCTCAGTTGTCCCGCCGGCATATCATCGGAACTGTGGCTCTTTCAGCTCTTGCGGGCTGTACAGCCTCCAGCTCCGAATCCGAAATCCAAATCGGGAACATTATGATCGGTAACTGGCGAGATGATCCGGTCACTATTACGCTCCGTCTTGATCGAGAGGGAATTACAGTCTTTGAAGAGGCTATCGAGATCGATGGTGATGGGGAAAACCTCATCGAGCAGTCATGGGATGCTGACCCCGGTGAGTATACTATTATGGGCCTCGTTTAGACGTAGATATACAGTAGAACGAGGCTGCTCCCCTCACTCTTTAGATCAAATTCGGAATAAAACACTCGGTCAGTTGGGCGTGTAAATCTATCGCTGAGATCGTGGACACTTTCGATAGGTGGCTCAGAACGACAATAGCCACAGGATTAGGGACGCACCATTATGAAGACGGATTACGTCTTGTAAAAACATGGGTATAACTAGCCATGGGTCGGATATGCTTGAAGAGAATGGCGTGGTTGGACTGTTTGCAGCATATCAACTTGAACGGCCTCAAACAGCCGACGATGATGTCGAGATCTCCACTGAAGAAGTTTGCAACATCCTTGAAGATAGCAATAGGCCAGAAGAAGTGCTCGTTGATACGTATCTAATGAGTGAGCTTACCCCCGGAGTGGACTACCTTGTCCGTATCCATGCGCACGACTTGACCACTGCTCAGGAAGTCCTCCGAGAGTTTCAGGCCACATCGTTTGGACGGTACTCGAAACTCATCGATGTGCTTACTGGGATTATCCGGGATGCCGTCTACCTCCCGCAAACACCTGATCTCGATGCAATCGAAAAGGCAGCGACCTTCGAAGGAACGGAACCGCCGGACTACGCGATCATCATCCCTGTGGATAAAAACGCCGCATGGTGGAATCTTCCCGAATCTGACCGCATTGAAAAAATGCGAGATCACATCGAAGTGGCGCTCCCCTACCTCGATCGTATCCGCCGTCAGCTCTACCATTCCAGCGGTCTCACCGATTACGAGT is part of the Natronosalvus caseinilyticus genome and encodes:
- a CDS encoding chlorite dismutase family protein, translating into MLEENGVVGLFAAYQLERPQTADDDVEISTEEVCNILEDSNRPEEVLVDTYLMSELTPGVDYLVRIHAHDLTTAQEVLREFQATSFGRYSKLIDVLTGIIRDAVYLPQTPDLDAIEKAATFEGTEPPDYAIIIPVDKNAAWWNLPESDRIEKMRDHIEVALPYLDRIRRQLYHSSGLTDYEYITYFETNDLGAFIDLYRDLESIPEYHYVTDGDPTLIGRIESSETIVTKLLQT